One window from the genome of Salvia splendens isolate huo1 chromosome 9, SspV2, whole genome shotgun sequence encodes:
- the LOC121746691 gene encoding zeatin O-glucosyltransferase-like, whose protein sequence is MASNFFQDDVAVLMVPFPLQGHLNQLLHLSRLISSRGVSVHYVGTATHNRQARRRAQGWDPVSASNIFFHEFQSLHFTAPPPDPSAAIKFPGHLQPLFDTLHSLRRPVADLLASLSASRRRVVVVYDSLMGSVVQDFVKFPNAESYIFHSVSAYTIFFFLWETGGRPFAVDPEILSGLPALEGCFTPEFLKFVVKQHQYLKLNSGRIYNTCKEVEGPFLDLLEKPHISGAKKQWALGPFNPIVSPKRKKPHKCLKWLDRQPRNSVIFVSFGTTTTLSNDQIHHLATGLERSGQKFLWVLRDADTGDVFKAAAWRRAQLPQGFEERIIGTGLVVRDWAPQLDILGHSATGGFMSHCGWNSCMESMSMGKPIAAWPMHSDQPRNTVLIARVLGIGLVVRDWARRAEVVKADVVEDAVRRLMASEEGEAMRKRAAELGRAVRDAAKEGGSSCFELDCFVSHISR, encoded by the coding sequence ATGGCGTCGAATTTCTTCCAAGACGACGTGGCGGTGCTGATGGTTCCATTCCCACTTCAGGGCCACCTGAACCAGCTCCTCCACCTCTCCCGCCTCATCTCCTCCCGCGGCGTGTCGGTCCACTACGTCGGCACCGCCACCCACAACCGCCAGGCCCGCCGCCGCGCCCAGGGCTGGGACCCCGTCTCCGCCTCCAACATCTTCTTCCACGAATTCCAATCCCTCCACTTCACCGCCCCTCCGCCCGACCCCTCCGCCGCCATCAAATTCCCCGGCCACCTCCAGCCCCTCTTCGACACCCTCCACTCCCTCCGCCGCCCCGTCGCCGACCTCCTCGCCTCCCTCTCCGCCTCCCGCCGCCGCGTCGTCGTGGTGTACGACTCCCTCATGGGCTCCGTGGTCCAGGACTTCGTCAAATTCCCCAACGCCGAGTCCTACATTTTCCACAGCGTCTCCGCCtacaccatcttcttcttcctctgggAGACAGGCGGCCGCCCCTTCGCCGTCGACCCAGAGATCCTCTCGGGGCTCCCGGCCCTCGAGGGCTGCTTCACCCCCGAATTCCTCAAATTCGTGGTGAAGCAGCATCAGTACCTCAAGCTCAACTCGGGCCGCATCTACAACACATGCAAGGAGGTCGAGGGCCCGTTCCTCGACCTCCTGGAAAAGCCCCACATCAGTGGGGCAAAAAAGCAGTGGGCCCTCGGCCCATTCAACCCAATCGTCTCACCCAAGAGAAAAAAGCCCCACAAATGCCTCAAGTGGCTCGACAGGCAGCCCCGGAACTCGGTCATCTTCGTCTCGTTTGGCACCACCACCACGCTCTCGAACGATCAAATCCACCACCTGGCAACGGGACTCGAGAGATCCGGCCAAAAATTCCTGTGGGTTTTACGTGATGCTGATACTGGAGATGTGTTCAAGGCGGCAGCTTGGCGCAGGGCCCAGCTGCCCCAGGGGTTTGAAGAAAGAATTATAGGAACAGGTTTGGTAGTGAGAGACTGGGCGCCGCAGCTGGATATCCTGGGGCACTCGGCCACAGGGGGATTCATGAGCCACTGCGGGTGGAATTCTTGCATGGAGAGTATGTCGATGGGGAAGCCGATCGCGGCGTGGCCGATGCATTCGGATCAGCCGAGGAACACGGTGTTGATCGCCAGAGTCCTCGGGATCGGCCTCGTCGTGAGGGACTGGGCCCGTCGGGCGGAGGTCGTGAAGGCGGACGTGGTGGAGGATGCGGTGCGGAGGCTCATGGCATCGGAGGAAGGGGAGGCGATGAGGAAGAGGGCGGCGGAGCTGGGTAGGGCCGTCAGGGACGCGGCGAAGGAAGGTGGCTCGTCGTGCTTCGAGTTGGACTGTTTCGTGTCACATATTAGTAGATAG